From the genome of Spirosomataceae bacterium TFI 002, one region includes:
- a CDS encoding AraC-type DNA-binding protein yields MKAQLLKINTQAEQSFSIRHDKVPVFHKKWHYHPEVELIHIRKGKGTHIIGDNIDSFEEDDIYIVGKNLPHLWKYESEGTENYSDAVVIHFLAEFWSESFLRIPEMKKVKSFIEQAERGFKIPRGSENGYGKVMEEILEAEGLARVIKLLDLLNSFSLTDERLPLASIGFSHSYDKVDAERLNNIYQYVLANYQQEISLSDISDIANVSVNSFCRYFKSKTNKTFSSFLLEVRIGHACKLLLNSDLNVFQVCYESGFNNLSNFNRYFKQFTGKTPSQYQKAGE; encoded by the coding sequence ATGAAGGCTCAATTACTCAAAATTAACACTCAGGCAGAACAATCCTTTAGTATAAGGCATGATAAAGTGCCCGTTTTTCATAAGAAATGGCACTATCATCCTGAGGTTGAGCTCATTCACATAAGGAAAGGTAAGGGTACTCACATCATTGGGGACAATATAGATAGCTTTGAGGAGGATGATATCTACATCGTTGGCAAAAATCTACCACATTTATGGAAATATGAAAGTGAAGGAACCGAGAATTATTCCGACGCTGTTGTTATTCACTTTTTAGCAGAATTTTGGAGTGAGTCCTTTTTGAGGATACCAGAAATGAAAAAGGTGAAGTCATTTATAGAGCAAGCGGAAAGAGGTTTTAAAATTCCTAGAGGAAGTGAAAATGGCTATGGAAAAGTAATGGAGGAGATTTTAGAAGCTGAAGGATTGGCTCGAGTGATTAAGTTGCTGGACTTGCTCAATAGCTTTAGTTTAACTGACGAGAGATTACCCCTTGCTTCAATCGGTTTTTCACACTCATATGACAAAGTTGATGCTGAAAGGTTGAATAATATTTATCAATATGTATTGGCAAATTATCAGCAAGAAATCTCTCTTTCAGACATATCTGATATTGCCAATGTAAGCGTGAATTCCTTTTGCAGGTATTTCAAATCAAAGACGAATAAAACCTTCAGTAGTTTCCTGTTAGAAGTACGTATTGGTCACGCTTGCAAGTTGTTACTGAATTCGGACCTAAATGTTTTTCAGGTCTGTTACGAGTCTGGTTTTAATAATTTATCAAACTTCAATCGCTATTTTAAGCAATTTACTGGGAAGACTCCTTCGCAATATCAAAAGGCGGGAGAGTAG
- a CDS encoding alpha-L-fucosidase, with amino-acid sequence MKTTISLALLFALSFSTIAQKKYEKNWDSITSQYECPEWFKDAKLGIFIHWGVYAVPAYGSEWYPRNMYQDGEVLGGHGEVLSKKSSPIYDYHLEKYGKLSEFGYKDFIPDFKAEKFDAASWVKLFKDAGAKYVVPVAEHHDAFAMYNSSYTIWNSVDMGPKRDILKELRAETLKQDLKFGASSHLAFNWDFFKKKPEFGNMTPKYELLYGPNHEAGAPPTEEFRKYWWNRTKEIIDNYEPDILWFDFAFDRAEYAPQHLELASYYYNKGIEWNKGVVLQGKNHKYESFPRGAYTLDVERSKLAAIRDEPWQTDTSVGKNSWGYVTNWISKEPNTLVDDLVDIVSKNGCLLLNVGPKADGTIPQDQQDVLLALGGWLKVNGEAIYGSRPFKIYGEGPTQIFEGHISEAKNKDLGSEDIRYTVNKGQLYATLMAWPESGKAVIKTLAKKNELVEKVKSVSLIGYTGDLKFKQTKLGLEITLPAQQVGEFAHVFKIN; translated from the coding sequence ATGAAAACAACAATTTCCCTTGCCTTACTTTTTGCTTTAAGCTTCAGCACTATTGCTCAAAAGAAATACGAAAAAAACTGGGATTCAATCACCTCACAATATGAATGTCCGGAATGGTTCAAAGACGCTAAACTCGGCATCTTCATCCATTGGGGAGTTTATGCTGTTCCTGCATATGGCTCTGAATGGTACCCTCGAAACATGTATCAAGATGGAGAAGTGCTCGGTGGACATGGTGAAGTATTAAGCAAAAAATCATCGCCTATTTACGACTATCATCTTGAGAAATATGGCAAACTTTCGGAGTTTGGATATAAAGACTTTATCCCAGACTTTAAAGCCGAAAAATTTGATGCCGCTAGCTGGGTGAAGCTTTTTAAAGATGCTGGAGCTAAGTATGTTGTTCCGGTAGCTGAGCATCACGATGCTTTTGCTATGTACAACTCTTCGTACACTATTTGGAACTCAGTGGATATGGGTCCTAAAAGAGACATATTAAAAGAACTCAGAGCGGAGACTTTAAAACAAGACTTAAAATTCGGAGCTTCTTCTCACTTGGCATTCAATTGGGATTTCTTTAAGAAGAAACCTGAGTTCGGTAACATGACACCAAAATACGAACTTCTTTATGGCCCAAACCATGAAGCTGGGGCTCCTCCAACTGAAGAGTTTAGAAAATACTGGTGGAATAGAACAAAAGAAATTATTGACAATTATGAGCCAGATATCCTATGGTTTGACTTCGCCTTTGATAGGGCAGAATATGCTCCACAACACTTAGAACTAGCGTCATACTATTACAACAAGGGTATTGAGTGGAACAAAGGTGTGGTTCTTCAAGGAAAAAATCACAAATACGAATCTTTTCCTAGAGGTGCTTATACGCTAGATGTAGAAAGAAGTAAACTTGCGGCAATTCGTGATGAACCATGGCAAACAGATACCTCAGTGGGTAAAAACTCTTGGGGATATGTAACAAATTGGATTTCAAAAGAACCAAATACGCTTGTTGACGACTTAGTAGACATTGTTAGTAAAAATGGCTGCCTACTATTGAATGTAGGACCAAAAGCTGACGGAACAATCCCACAAGACCAGCAAGATGTATTATTGGCTCTAGGTGGCTGGCTTAAGGTGAACGGTGAAGCGATTTACGGCAGCAGACCTTTTAAAATATACGGCGAAGGACCAACACAAATATTTGAAGGCCATATTAGCGAGGCTAAAAATAAAGATTTAGGCTCTGAAGACATCAGGTACACAGTAAACAAAGGCCAGCTTTATGCAACCCTTATGGCATGGCCAGAAAGCGGAAAAGCGGTAATCAAAACATTAGCTAAGAAGAATGAACTTGTCGAAAAGGTTAAATCAGTAAGCTTAATAGGCTATACAGGTGACTTGAAATTTAAGCAAACTAAATTGGGTCTAGAAATAACACTTCCAGCTCAGCAAGTAGGTGAGTTTGCCCACGTTTTTAAAATCAATTAA
- a CDS encoding Predicted oxidoreductase, producing MKPTYLADINNSNFNFSHGSRLVYGCSGLGGVWGQTDYEESVDCLLYAFENGIFSLDTAPSYNESEKVVGKALARWKGERPFISTKVGRLKSQSAHETIVDYSPGRMLQSVEESLETLGVDHVDLLFLHEPYLVPLDRLDEIVETLKSFVEKGYTKSIGVGGNPTDDFRPFITRNNFDVISGFLKADACNLSGFAKDLPHALSEGVAYYAASALHFSLLGNRYDQYVENPPNDEWITAKDIANAKKVKAIADREGIKLSSLAQRFLFSMKEANRVVMGARKIEQIESTIADWKAGVLDQNLFNEIVNSIEY from the coding sequence ATGAAGCCAACTTATTTAGCAGATATCAATAACAGTAATTTTAATTTTTCTCATGGATCAAGATTGGTCTATGGTTGCTCAGGACTAGGTGGAGTGTGGGGGCAAACAGACTATGAAGAATCTGTAGATTGCCTTTTGTATGCTTTCGAAAATGGAATTTTCTCTTTGGATACTGCTCCGTCTTATAATGAATCTGAAAAAGTAGTAGGCAAGGCACTGGCTAGATGGAAAGGGGAGCGACCATTTATTAGCACTAAAGTTGGTAGGCTTAAAAGTCAATCGGCACATGAAACAATTGTGGACTACTCTCCAGGTAGAATGTTGCAAAGTGTAGAGGAAAGTCTTGAAACCCTTGGTGTAGATCATGTGGATTTGCTTTTTTTGCACGAGCCTTACCTAGTGCCATTGGATAGGTTGGATGAGATAGTTGAAACGCTGAAAAGCTTTGTTGAAAAAGGTTATACCAAAAGTATTGGAGTAGGAGGGAATCCTACAGATGATTTTAGACCCTTTATAACTCGGAATAATTTTGATGTGATATCTGGCTTTCTTAAGGCAGATGCCTGTAACTTAAGTGGGTTTGCAAAAGATTTGCCTCATGCCTTGAGCGAAGGAGTGGCATATTATGCCGCTTCTGCTTTACACTTTTCATTATTGGGTAATAGGTATGATCAATATGTAGAGAATCCGCCGAACGACGAATGGATTACAGCGAAAGACATCGCTAATGCCAAAAAGGTAAAAGCTATTGCTGATCGAGAGGGTATTAAGCTTTCTTCATTAGCACAGCGGTTTTTGTTCTCAATGAAAGAGGCTAATAGAGTTGTAATGGGTGCTAGGAAAATAGAACAAATAGAATCAACTATAGCTGATTGGAAAGCAGGGGTGTTGGATCAAAACTTGTTTAATGAAATTGTAAACTCCATAGAATATTGA
- a CDS encoding Zinc carboxypeptidase, producing the protein MSDLKKFLLGCFAAFILCIDTNAQITTPAQFLNYELGEQFTRHHRILEYMQLVQSQIPTQCKVIPYGYTSEGRSLKVIALSSANNIKNLETIKANQIAQMKGTKKPAATDPIIVWLSYNVHGNEASSSEAFMQVLHDIAQNPGSYLKDNMVLILDPCINPDGRDRYTNWYNMAMGKSLNLDPNGREHHEPWPQGRTNHYGYDLNRDWLWQTQIESQQRMALYHSWMPHIHADFHEMGAEDSYYFPPAAKPFHQVITNWQREFQQVLGSYIRMPFDKNGWGYFTKESYDLLYPSYGDTYPIYNGAIGLTLEQGGSSRAGLAYIQKTSDTLTLNDRLTHHHATSFQIIAAAQSKKEQLVKEYALFFETARNKGIGEYKGYLLKNKDARKTASLTTLLDQLGIEYGYTKSGTKLTGYNFDKKSKNDYTTKEGDLFVSTQQTKGLLTNVLFEPNTFVEDSNTYDITAWSLPYVYNIGAYGLSENLNTTKTLQVKKKDVVKETNAYAYLVEWNHPSDASFLADVLKNEIGVEVQKDKFQVSEKSFAPGTLIIKPKKDKESLLISLLNKHGITPTTIYSGMVSSGPDLGSGSTYALRTPKVGLVMGDGTSTTGVADLWHYFDEVIKYPVSLLETSYFSKVDIWNYNTLIFGSGDYSEVIKDKSALERWIKDGGNLILIDDAVNIAKNTIGFSLKSKDDKSDSSKNDPAIYGNRAKQNADDQVAGAIFKVKIDPTHPLGFGYQPNAYFIVHDKPNLALLKDGWNVGYIQENSHMAGIAGKKILEASKNSLMFGVESKGKGNVVYMSTNPVFRGFWHEGKLILANAIFMLD; encoded by the coding sequence ATGAGCGATTTGAAAAAATTCCTTCTCGGCTGCTTTGCAGCTTTTATTCTATGCATTGATACCAACGCTCAAATCACAACCCCAGCTCAGTTTTTAAATTACGAGCTTGGAGAGCAATTCACGAGACACCATAGAATATTAGAATATATGCAGTTGGTTCAATCACAGATTCCAACTCAATGTAAAGTAATTCCATATGGCTACACGAGCGAAGGACGATCTCTCAAAGTAATAGCACTTAGTTCGGCCAACAACATTAAAAACTTAGAAACGATCAAGGCAAACCAAATTGCCCAAATGAAAGGAACCAAAAAACCGGCAGCTACAGACCCTATTATAGTATGGCTCAGCTACAATGTGCACGGTAATGAAGCTTCAAGCTCCGAAGCCTTCATGCAGGTCTTACACGACATTGCCCAGAACCCTGGTAGCTACTTAAAAGATAACATGGTTTTAATCCTTGACCCATGTATCAACCCTGATGGTCGTGACCGTTATACCAACTGGTATAACATGGCAATGGGAAAAAGCCTTAACCTTGATCCTAATGGTAGAGAACATCATGAACCGTGGCCTCAAGGTCGTACAAATCATTACGGTTACGACCTCAACCGCGACTGGCTGTGGCAAACTCAAATAGAAAGCCAACAAAGAATGGCTCTATACCATAGCTGGATGCCACACATACATGCCGATTTTCATGAAATGGGAGCAGAAGATTCTTATTACTTCCCCCCAGCTGCAAAACCATTTCATCAGGTAATAACAAATTGGCAAAGAGAATTCCAACAAGTACTGGGATCATACATCAGAATGCCTTTTGACAAAAATGGATGGGGATATTTCACAAAGGAAAGCTACGACCTGCTTTACCCAAGCTATGGCGACACCTACCCTATCTACAATGGTGCAATTGGTTTAACCCTAGAGCAAGGTGGATCGTCAAGAGCAGGTTTAGCTTATATTCAAAAAACGAGTGACACCTTGACTTTGAACGACCGACTTACACATCACCACGCGACTAGTTTTCAAATTATAGCTGCAGCTCAGTCTAAGAAAGAACAATTGGTAAAAGAATACGCACTTTTTTTTGAGACCGCCAGAAACAAGGGAATTGGAGAATACAAAGGGTATTTACTTAAAAACAAAGATGCCCGTAAAACAGCATCACTAACTACACTACTGGATCAGCTAGGTATAGAATATGGCTATACTAAGTCGGGAACTAAGTTGACTGGATATAATTTTGACAAAAAATCAAAAAACGACTATACCACTAAAGAAGGTGACCTATTTGTAAGTACACAACAAACAAAAGGACTTCTTACTAATGTGCTTTTTGAACCAAATACATTCGTAGAAGACTCCAACACTTATGATATCACAGCATGGTCTTTGCCTTATGTTTACAATATTGGGGCATATGGTTTAAGCGAAAACTTGAACACAACAAAAACTTTGCAAGTCAAGAAAAAAGATGTTGTAAAAGAAACTAATGCATACGCTTATTTAGTCGAATGGAATCATCCTAGTGATGCTTCTTTCTTGGCAGATGTTTTAAAAAATGAAATAGGAGTTGAAGTTCAAAAAGATAAATTCCAAGTAAGCGAAAAGTCTTTTGCTCCAGGTACTTTGATAATTAAGCCTAAAAAAGACAAAGAATCACTTTTGATTTCTTTATTAAATAAACATGGGATTACTCCCACCACAATTTACTCTGGAATGGTTTCCTCAGGACCAGATCTAGGTAGCGGTAGCACATATGCCCTTCGAACTCCAAAAGTAGGCTTAGTAATGGGCGATGGTACAAGTACAACCGGAGTGGCCGACCTGTGGCATTATTTTGACGAAGTAATCAAGTACCCTGTTTCACTTTTGGAAACCTCCTACTTCAGTAAAGTAGATATTTGGAACTATAATACCCTGATTTTTGGAAGCGGTGATTACTCTGAGGTTATAAAAGATAAAAGTGCTTTAGAAAGATGGATAAAAGACGGTGGAAACCTTATTTTGATTGATGATGCTGTTAATATTGCAAAAAACACTATTGGCTTTTCTCTTAAAAGTAAAGACGATAAAAGCGACTCTAGTAAAAACGACCCAGCTATTTACGGTAATAGAGCTAAACAAAATGCAGATGACCAGGTTGCAGGAGCGATTTTCAAAGTTAAAATTGACCCAACCCATCCGCTTGGATTTGGCTATCAACCTAATGCCTATTTTATTGTTCATGATAAGCCAAACTTAGCATTACTGAAAGATGGCTGGAACGTAGGGTACATTCAAGAAAATAGTCACATGGCAGGTATAGCAGGCAAAAAAATTCTAGAAGCAAGCAAAAATAGCCTAATGTTTGGAGTAGAATCTAAAGGTAAAGGAAACGTAGTTTACATGAGCACAAATCCTGTTTTCAGAGGCTTTTGGCATGAAGGAAAACTCATTCTTGCTAATGCTATCTTTATGCTTGACTAA
- a CDS encoding DNA primase, translating into MIPPEQVQQILDAADVVDVVGSFVSLQKRGANMIACCPFHNEKTPSFSVSPSKGIYKCFGCGKGGDAVRFVMDLEGFSYPEALKWLAKRYSIDIVEKEFTDDQLLAQNERESLFIVSEYAQKHFYETLMNSEEGESIGQSYFKERGYNKAIIEKFQLGYSLESWSSFTEKALKNGFTLPILEKAGLSIIKEGKDPIDRFRGRVMFPIHNVAGKPIAFGARILKIDPKAPKYLNSPETDIYHKSRIVYGIHHAKSAIRDLDNCYLVEGYTDVVSLHQAGIENVVASSGTSLTKEQIQLIRRFTTNITVLYDGDTAGIKASLRGTDIILEEGLNVKVVSFPDGEDPDSYVKKVGSEPFLSYITENQKDFVRFKTELSLAEIGDDPVQKANLISDIVGTISKIPDPIKRAIFFQETAGLLNIDEQILINEGGKLIRQKNADEKKSKRREDGGGYSNASQQPRDLLIDIPAETNYDSKKSIFYQEEVFVRDLVCHGNEVIDKDHETGEETTLADYLLNEIGEPDFVTPLFMKILIIYKENYDKGNKLSPQFFSSHQDTEIQEATVNWLSPRYVLSDKWEGFEIHVPKYTDKLDEFGFKNLLRIRKDRYEKKYDLLTEELGSTDSEEEQDKILDQMIKAKALITKMADLLGSVI; encoded by the coding sequence CATGATTGCATGCTGTCCTTTCCATAATGAAAAGACACCTTCTTTCTCAGTTTCGCCGAGTAAAGGAATCTATAAATGCTTTGGTTGTGGAAAAGGGGGAGATGCAGTGAGGTTCGTAATGGACCTAGAGGGTTTTAGTTATCCTGAAGCACTAAAGTGGCTTGCAAAACGATACTCTATAGATATTGTTGAAAAGGAATTTACGGATGATCAATTGCTTGCTCAAAATGAGCGTGAGAGTCTTTTTATTGTATCGGAATATGCTCAAAAGCACTTTTACGAAACCTTGATGAACTCCGAAGAAGGGGAAAGCATAGGTCAATCTTATTTCAAAGAACGAGGCTATAATAAAGCCATAATCGAGAAGTTTCAATTAGGTTATTCTTTGGAATCTTGGTCTTCATTTACTGAAAAAGCCCTGAAAAATGGATTTACATTACCCATTCTCGAAAAAGCAGGATTAAGCATCATAAAAGAGGGAAAAGATCCTATAGATAGGTTCAGAGGAAGGGTCATGTTTCCTATTCATAACGTAGCGGGCAAGCCTATCGCTTTCGGTGCGAGAATCTTAAAAATTGATCCTAAGGCTCCCAAATACCTCAATTCTCCTGAAACAGATATTTATCACAAAAGCAGGATTGTATATGGGATTCATCATGCAAAATCAGCAATTCGTGATTTGGATAATTGTTACTTGGTAGAAGGGTACACAGATGTTGTATCTTTGCATCAAGCGGGTATTGAGAATGTTGTGGCATCATCTGGTACATCGCTCACAAAAGAGCAAATCCAACTAATAAGAAGGTTTACTACCAATATTACTGTCCTCTATGATGGAGATACAGCGGGTATTAAAGCTTCGCTTCGCGGTACAGATATTATTTTGGAAGAAGGTCTAAATGTGAAAGTTGTATCCTTTCCAGATGGAGAAGACCCTGATAGCTATGTAAAAAAAGTAGGTTCAGAGCCATTTTTGAGCTATATCACCGAGAATCAAAAAGATTTTGTTCGTTTTAAAACTGAATTATCTTTGGCCGAAATAGGTGACGATCCAGTTCAAAAAGCAAACTTGATAAGTGACATTGTAGGAACGATTTCCAAAATACCAGACCCAATCAAGCGTGCAATCTTTTTTCAAGAAACGGCAGGCTTGCTAAATATTGATGAACAAATACTTATCAATGAAGGAGGGAAGCTTATTAGGCAGAAAAATGCCGATGAGAAGAAGTCAAAAAGAAGAGAAGACGGTGGTGGGTATAGCAATGCCTCTCAGCAACCTAGGGATTTACTTATTGATATACCCGCCGAAACAAATTACGATTCTAAAAAATCAATTTTTTACCAAGAAGAAGTATTTGTAAGGGATTTGGTTTGCCACGGAAATGAGGTAATTGATAAAGATCATGAAACTGGCGAGGAAACAACTTTGGCCGACTATTTATTAAATGAAATTGGTGAACCAGACTTTGTAACACCACTTTTCATGAAGATCTTAATTATCTATAAGGAGAACTACGATAAAGGAAATAAGTTAAGTCCGCAATTTTTCTCATCGCATCAAGATACAGAAATACAAGAAGCCACTGTAAACTGGTTATCACCAAGGTATGTGCTAAGTGATAAATGGGAAGGTTTTGAGATACATGTACCTAAATATACCGACAAACTAGATGAGTTTGGTTTTAAAAATCTCCTTCGTATTCGAAAAGATAGATATGAGAAAAAATACGATTTACTAACCGAAGAGCTTGGCTCCACAGATAGCGAGGAAGAGCAAGATAAGATTCTGGATCAAATGATAAAAGCAAAGGCTTTGATCACAAAAATGGCCGATTTGCTAGGTTCTGTTATTTAA